In Pseudoroseomonas cervicalis, the DNA window GGCCTCCGCCGGCGGCGGCGCGGTCAGGCGGCCCAGCTCCAGCGCCTGGGCCTGGTCCAGCGCCAGGAAGTGCACCCGCAGCACCCCGCCGCCGCAATGCACGGTCTGCGCCGGCAGGCTGCCGAGCCGGCTGCCCGCGATGGTCAGGCGGCTGCCCCGGCGCAGATGCAGATCCGCCACCGCCAGGGCGGCGCCGCCCATGGAGATGTTGGTGATGCGGGCCGGCCTGCCGGGGCCGATGGCGTCGCCCTCCAGCGTGACCGCCATGTCCACCGCGACGCGCCGGTTCTTCCGGCCCTGGTCGGTGCGTTCCCGCAGGCGGTTGCGCCAGGCCAGCAGCAGCACCGCCGCCAGGATCGCCAGGCCCTTGGCGATCCACAGGCCGATCGGCATCGCCCCATCCGATCCGGCCTCCCCCTTCTCGGGGGGCGGCGGTTTCGCGCCCGGCTCGCCCTTGCCGGAGGGGCCGGCGGCGGCGTCGCCGGCCGGGCGGCCGGCGGTGGCCAGGCTGCGCTCCGCCTGGCGGCCGGCCTCCCGCGCGGGCGGCGGCGGGGCGGGCGGCGGCGCCGGCGGCGGCGGGCGGTGGCCGGCCAGAAGCTGGCCCAGCCGACGCAGCGCCTCGCCGCGGCGCGCCACCGCCTCGCTCCATTCCACCAGGCTGGGCGGCGTGCCGCCGCGCGCCGCGGCATCGATGCGACCCTGCAGCGCGGCGACAACCTGCTGCGCGCTGCGCAGCCCTTGCAGGCCGGCGGAGAGGCCCTCCGGCACGCCGCCCGGCGCGGCGGCGGCCTCGGCCTGCGCGGCGCCCAGCAGCGCGGCCAGCGCCGCATCCGCCTCGGCGCGGCGCTGCGA includes these proteins:
- a CDS encoding PilZ domain-containing protein yields the protein MPAPSPVPRRVAAPRPGRAALLLALVLVGLGQAPAQAQMRPPGLAMSPEAAPPPGRWTASDATRLLLVEAEAALRLESDATLGILPGIAALTQGSRAALSQRRAEADAALAALLGAAQAEAAAAPGGVPEGLSAGLQGLRSAQQVVAALQGRIDAAARGGTPPSLVEWSEAVARRGEALRRLGQLLAGHRPPPPAPPPAPPPPAREAGRQAERSLATAGRPAGDAAAGPSGKGEPGAKPPPPEKGEAGSDGAMPIGLWIAKGLAILAAVLLLAWRNRLRERTDQGRKNRRVAVDMAVTLEGDAIGPGRPARITNISMGGAALAVADLHLRRGSRLTIAGSRLGSLPAQTVHCGGGVLRVHFLALDQAQALELGRLTAPPPAEADRPRRGTA